Part of the Nitrospinota bacterium genome, CTTAATATCAGTTCTTTTAGGCATTATTAATTCTTATAAATATCAGATATTTCTATTTGCCGGGAGCGCTCCCATTTCAAATTCATATAGGCCAGTTTGTTTATCAATTCTGAAATCAATATTTTTCCTTCACCTTTTATTGTTTCTTCTGTTAATTTAGTAATTTTTTCTTCAATTTCCTTGATATTGACTTCCAGCGTTCGCCTGTTTTCTTCCAATATTAAAAGTTCTTTTGTTAATATTTCTTTTTTGTTACCAGACTCCAAACGTTCAACTTTTGATTTGATTTTTTCGATCTGCCTGCCGTTTTTTAGAAAAGCTTTTTCTACTTTTGACAATTCTTTCTCCAGTAACATTAATTCTTTCTTCCAGGTGCGGTAAAGTAGAAAATATTTTTTCGTCTCTTCTTTTATATAGCGTTGAGTCTTGCTGGGATGAAAACAAAAGTACCCTGTAAATAACCACTTGCCCTGTCTTGGTACGATGCGACCATGGAAAATATCATTTTTTCTGAATACTAGCTTTGAATTTTCTTCCTCAACAAGAAATTTTTCATCTGTGAATAAATTTAAGACAGTTACTGATTTGTCACGTATTTTTTTCACTTCAAACAGAGCCTGGATATTATTTGAAATGTCTTTGCAAACATCTATGTGATCTTGTGACCATGAAAACTGGTTTTCTTCCGTTAGATTTTCCAGGATTGTAGTTTGAGTCCCAGGTAAATAATTATCCAGAAGATACCACTCCAGGAACAAAGCCATCCTCGTGTTGTATGACTTGTCATCCTCATAGATCTCTCCAGTCATCTTCTGGTATTCCTGCTTGGCCTGCATGATTTTTTCTGCTGGGATATGTTGAGCAATAAACTCGAAAAGTTGCTCTAGGTTTTCTTTGAGCATCAAACTCCTGCTTTCATCATCTGAGTAAATTGTTGAAAAAGATGGCTGGAGTCGTGAGGGCCCGGAGATGCTTCAGGATGATATTGAACCGAAAAAATAGGCCATTTTTTATGGTGTATTCCTTCGACCGTTTTATCATTCAAATTGATGGATGTAATCGTTACAGTATCCTCAATAGATTCGTGATCGACAGCAAATCCATGATTCTGGGAAGTTATCTCGACTTTCCCTTTTGGGAGATCCATTACGGGTTGGTTTCCTCCATGATGGCCAAACCTGAGTTTGAATGTTCTTCCATTTAAAGCCAGGTTCAGGAGTTGATGACCAAGACAAATGCCAAAAACAGGGACCTTACCCAGGAGGAGCTTGATGTTCTGAACAGCATATGGAACACCTTCTGGATCACCTGGACCATTCGATAAAAAAACCCCATCTGGATTCAATGCAAGCACATCTTTGGCAGGGGTTGAAGCCGGAACAACCCGTACTCGACATCCAGCCTCAGTAAGTTTTCTTAAAATGTTCCTCTTAATACCAAAGTCATAGGCAACCACAAAATATTCTTTATCTATAGATGGATTGAGTATGGTTTGACCATCACGAATCACCCATTCACCTTCGTCCCAGTCATAAGGTTCCTTGCAAGTTACTTCCTTCACCAGATCCCTGCCTATAAGTCCAGGGGAATTTTGAGCCTTCCTGACCAGGTCTTCAGGATCTTCTGAGATTGTTGACAAAATCGCCTGTTGAGCCCCTTTTTCGCGGATATGTCTGGTCACGGCACGTGTGTCTATTCCCTGTATGCCAATGATGCCAAATTTTTTAAGAAAATCATCCAGTGATCCACTTGACCTCCAATTGCTGACAACACCACTCAATTCTTTAATGATGAAACCTGAAAGGTGAGGGCGGTCCGATTCAAAGTCCTGTGGATTGATGCCATAATTTCCTATCAAGGGATAAGTCATCAATACCATTTGGCCGCAATAAGAAGGATCAGTGAGCACTTCCTGATAACCTGACATACTGGTGTTGAAAACTATTTCCGCACTAACTTCTCCTTCTGACCCAAAGTTTCTGCCTTCAAAAACTTTTCCATCGGCAAGAGCTAAATATGCTTTTTTCATTTCTTAAAAAATTCAAATAATTATTTACTTTGATCTGAATATACAGATTTACCAGCTACAAAGGTATGAATGACTTTACCTCTTACTTTCCAGCCTTTATACGGGGAGTTTTTACTTCTAGACTTAAACTTTTCCGGGTCTATGGCGTACTTGACATTGGGATCAAAAATAACAATATCCGCATCTTTTCCAACTCCAAGTGTTCCTTTATCAAGATTAAAAATTCTACATGGTTGTTGAGTGAGTAAGTCAACTGCTCTTTGCAAAGAAATTATCCCTTCATCCACCATTTTAAGTGTAAGGGGAAGGGCTGTTTCCAATCCTACAATTCCAAAACAGGCATTGCTGAACTCTACCTGCTTGTCAGCCAGGTCGTGGGGGGCATGATCAGTCGCTATGATATCAATCGTCCCATCCTTCAAGCCCTCTTTTATGAGCTCAATATCTTCGTCCGT contains:
- the carA gene encoding glutamine-hydrolyzing carbamoyl-phosphate synthase small subunit, which codes for MKKAYLALADGKVFEGRNFGSEGEVSAEIVFNTSMSGYQEVLTDPSYCGQMVLMTYPLIGNYGINPQDFESDRPHLSGFIIKELSGVVSNWRSSGSLDDFLKKFGIIGIQGIDTRAVTRHIREKGAQQAILSTISEDPEDLVRKAQNSPGLIGRDLVKEVTCKEPYDWDEGEWVIRDGQTILNPSIDKEYFVVAYDFGIKRNILRKLTEAGCRVRVVPASTPAKDVLALNPDGVFLSNGPGDPEGVPYAVQNIKLLLGKVPVFGICLGHQLLNLALNGRTFKLRFGHHGGNQPVMDLPKGKVEITSQNHGFAVDHESIEDTVTITSINLNDKTVEGIHHKKWPIFSVQYHPEASPGPHDSSHLFQQFTQMMKAGV